One candidate division Zixibacteria bacterium HGW-Zixibacteria-1 genomic region harbors:
- a CDS encoding glycosyl transferase family 2: protein MIEISVVVPSYNEAANIPQNLERMAAALTITGQSFEIIAVDDGSTDDTAEKIRQYAAEDPRIRYAGYKLNAGRGKAIRTGIKAAQGRYILTIDCDLSYSEEYLTVMYRLLKDNPEVDFVIGSPYMHDGGTEDVPFKRLLISKLGNIILSSAMRGKIKTLTGILRGYKAEVVKRLDLESDKKEIHLEILSKALASGFVPLEFPAILRSRKKGKSKFRFKATALSHLVFSFFERPSLLFGLAGLMLIAAGLGIGMYMIYLWQTAALNPNRPLMTLMVLLLVAGLQVILFGFLGTQMVGLRREVYKLQNHQHKIEELIEKNRPESIAEVTSRRPNGDIYQDDYADQKTITDNH, encoded by the coding sequence ATGATTGAAATATCCGTTGTCGTACCGTCATATAACGAAGCGGCCAATATTCCGCAGAACCTCGAAAGGATGGCCGCGGCGCTGACCATTACGGGTCAGAGTTTTGAGATCATTGCCGTCGATGACGGTTCGACCGATGATACCGCCGAAAAGATCAGGCAGTATGCGGCCGAGGACCCGCGAATCAGATATGCCGGATACAAGCTCAATGCCGGCCGCGGAAAAGCCATCAGAACCGGTATTAAGGCGGCGCAGGGAAGATATATCCTGACTATTGACTGCGACCTGTCATATTCCGAGGAATACCTGACGGTGATGTACCGTCTGTTAAAAGACAATCCGGAAGTTGATTTTGTTATCGGGTCGCCGTACATGCATGACGGCGGCACCGAGGATGTCCCGTTCAAGCGGCTGTTGATCTCGAAACTGGGGAATATTATACTCTCATCGGCCATGCGCGGCAAAATAAAGACGCTGACCGGAATCCTGCGCGGCTATAAGGCGGAAGTGGTCAAGCGGCTCGATCTGGAATCGGACAAAAAGGAAATTCACCTGGAAATTCTGTCCAAAGCGCTGGCTTCCGGTTTTGTTCCGCTTGAATTTCCGGCTATTCTCCGCTCGCGGAAAAAAGGGAAGTCGAAATTCCGCTTCAAAGCCACCGCTTTGTCGCATCTTGTCTTCTCATTCTTCGAGCGGCCTTCGCTTCTTTTCGGATTGGCCGGATTGATGCTCATTGCGGCCGGACTGGGCATCGGGATGTACATGATATATCTGTGGCAAACCGCGGCGCTTAATCCCAACCGCCCGCTGATGACCCTGATGGTGCTTCTGCTTGTTGCTGGGCTGCAGGTAATACTGTTCGGTTTTCTGGGGACGCAGATGGTCGGACTTCGCAGGGAAGTTTATAAATTACAGAATCATCAGCATAAGATCGAAGAACTCATCGAAAAAAACAGGCCGGAATCAATAGCGGAAGTCACTTCCCGCAGGCCTAATGGAGATATATATCAGGATGATTATGCAGACCAAAAAACGATTACTGATAATCACTAA
- the accC gene encoding acetyl-CoA carboxylase biotin carboxylase subunit: MAKKILVANRGEIAIRVIRACSDAGIRSVAIYSDCDKTAFHVRLADEAYYVGPSPSRESYLNQKKIIEVAKKANVKAIHPGYGFLAENAEFARLCEKEGLIFIGPKSDTIALLGDKLEARKMAVKAGLPVVPGTEFDIKEISVVKEMASEIGYPVLIKAAAGGGGKGMRIVQSEESLTESLESAIREAGSAFGDGRVYLEKYLEKPRHIEIQILTDSHGNAVYLGERECSIQRRHQKVIEESPSPIMSEELRKQMGEAAVNIARESGYLGAGTVEFLVDQELNFYFLEVNTRLQVEHPVTEMVTGVDLVREQIRIAEGRPMTFTQESISTRGHAIECRIYAEDPHQNFMPSTGTITEYREPSGPGIRVDSGVVAGSEIPMFYDPIISKLIVWGRDRKEAIDRMRRALSEYRISGVHTTIGFGCSVMRSPRFHMGDYATDFIDVEFPDRIFECAEADQAEKAAIAAVIYEYINRQKVQTTFKKRLECRSNWVHYHRREGVKGLSKIK, translated from the coding sequence ATTGCCAAAAAGATACTAGTTGCCAACAGGGGCGAGATTGCCATCAGGGTCATCCGCGCCTGTAGTGATGCCGGAATCAGATCGGTTGCGATTTATTCCGACTGCGATAAGACCGCGTTTCATGTGCGGCTGGCTGATGAAGCGTACTATGTCGGCCCATCGCCATCGCGAGAAAGCTACCTGAACCAGAAGAAAATAATCGAAGTCGCCAAAAAGGCGAATGTCAAAGCGATTCATCCCGGCTATGGTTTTCTTGCCGAAAACGCCGAATTCGCGAGGTTGTGTGAAAAAGAAGGCCTTATTTTTATCGGACCGAAATCAGACACGATTGCACTGCTGGGCGACAAATTGGAAGCGCGCAAGATGGCGGTCAAAGCGGGACTGCCGGTTGTTCCCGGGACCGAATTCGATATAAAAGAAATTTCGGTCGTCAAGGAGATGGCCTCCGAGATCGGTTACCCGGTGCTGATCAAGGCGGCGGCCGGAGGCGGCGGCAAAGGGATGCGGATAGTGCAATCCGAAGAGAGCCTGACCGAGTCGCTCGAATCGGCCATCCGTGAAGCGGGGTCGGCCTTCGGTGACGGGCGCGTCTATCTGGAAAAATATCTCGAAAAACCGCGGCATATTGAAATACAAATTTTGACCGATTCGCACGGCAATGCAGTGTATCTCGGCGAGCGTGAGTGTTCCATACAGCGTCGGCACCAGAAAGTCATCGAGGAATCGCCGTCACCGATTATGAGTGAGGAACTCCGGAAGCAGATGGGTGAGGCGGCGGTCAATATCGCGCGCGAATCGGGTTATCTTGGCGCCGGAACGGTCGAATTCCTGGTCGATCAGGAACTCAATTTTTATTTTCTCGAGGTCAATACCCGCCTGCAGGTGGAGCATCCGGTAACCGAAATGGTGACCGGGGTCGATCTGGTACGCGAGCAGATCCGGATCGCCGAGGGGCGGCCGATGACCTTCACGCAGGAAAGCATCAGCACGCGCGGCCATGCCATCGAGTGCCGTATTTACGCCGAGGACCCGCATCAGAATTTCATGCCGTCGACCGGCACCATCACCGAGTATCGTGAGCCGTCCGGGCCGGGTATCCGGGTCGATTCCGGTGTCGTGGCCGGATCGGAGATTCCGATGTTCTATGACCCGATTATTTCCAAATTGATAGTCTGGGGCCGGGACCGCAAGGAGGCCATCGACAGGATGCGCCGGGCGCTGTCCGAGTACCGCATTTCGGGCGTGCATACAACCATTGGATTCGGCTGTTCGGTGATGCGTTCGCCGCGGTTTCATATGGGCGACTATGCCACGGATTTTATCGATGTCGAATTTCCCGACCGCATTTTCGAGTGCGCCGAGGCCGACCAGGCCGAAAAAGCGGCGATTGCGGCAGTCATTTATGAATATATCAACCGGCAGAAAGTGCAAACGACCTTCAAAAAAAGGCTGGAGTGTCGGAGTAACTGGGTGCATTATCATCGCCGGGAAGGTGTCAAAGGATTAAGCAAGATTAAATAG
- a CDS encoding acyl-CoA dehydrogenase, translated as MPYNIDPKQQAVRDRVKLFAEKEILPVYRELDRKKEEFPRAYYKKLADAGLVGFAMPKEYGGGGFSNIEYTTLVEELCYYDAPTGLLAAVPELAAYPIYTFGSEEQKKKYVPKCASGEIIPAFVLTERNAGSDAANQQTTAVIDGDHFVINGEKIFIMHGDAADLAVLFCRIGAADEGRPKVSTILVETNTPGWKGFTLQHKMGMRAATTGRIELKNVRVPVTQQLGETGKGFKYAMNTLDGARIGVAAQGVGMSQRALDESIKYAKERQAFGAPIAKLQAIQWMIAEMSTQLEAARLMTYKAALLQDNGERFSFEAAQAKMFATEVARFCVDRAMQIHAGYGYIGEFSIIEKLYRDQRVTEIYEGTNEVQRLVIAGTLLR; from the coding sequence ATGCCTTATAACATTGATCCAAAACAGCAGGCAGTGCGCGACCGCGTCAAACTATTCGCGGAGAAAGAAATTCTGCCTGTTTATCGGGAACTGGACCGGAAAAAAGAAGAATTCCCCAGAGCGTACTACAAGAAGCTGGCCGATGCCGGTCTGGTCGGTTTTGCCATGCCCAAAGAATACGGCGGCGGCGGCTTTTCCAATATCGAATATACCACACTGGTCGAAGAGCTGTGCTACTATGATGCCCCGACCGGGCTCCTGGCGGCCGTTCCGGAACTGGCCGCTTATCCGATTTATACCTTCGGCAGTGAAGAGCAAAAAAAGAAATATGTCCCGAAATGCGCTTCCGGTGAAATCATCCCGGCATTTGTCCTGACCGAGCGCAACGCCGGCTCGGATGCCGCCAACCAGCAGACGACGGCGGTCATCGACGGCGATCATTTTGTCATCAACGGCGAGAAAATATTCATCATGCATGGTGATGCCGCCGACCTGGCCGTTCTGTTTTGCCGTATCGGTGCGGCGGACGAAGGACGTCCGAAAGTTTCGACCATTCTGGTCGAGACCAATACCCCCGGCTGGAAGGGTTTTACCCTCCAGCACAAGATGGGTATGCGCGCCGCCACCACCGGCCGTATCGAGCTGAAAAATGTCCGGGTTCCAGTCACCCAGCAGCTTGGCGAAACCGGTAAAGGTTTCAAATATGCCATGAACACGCTCGACGGCGCCCGTATCGGTGTTGCCGCGCAGGGTGTCGGTATGTCCCAGCGGGCGCTCGATGAATCAATTAAATACGCCAAGGAAAGACAGGCTTTCGGCGCGCCGATCGCCAAATTGCAGGCGATTCAGTGGATGATTGCCGAGATGTCGACTCAGCTCGAGGCGGCCCGCCTGATGACTTATAAAGCGGCTCTGCTGCAGGATAATGGCGAGCGGTTCAGCTTTGAAGCGGCCCAGGCCAAGATGTTTGCGACCGAGGTCGCACGGTTCTGTGTCGATCGCGCCATGCAGATTCATGCCGGATACGGTTATATCGGCGAGTTCTCGATTATCGAAAAGCTGTATCGCGATCAGCGCGTCACCGAGATCTATGAAGGAACCAACGAGGTCCAACGCCTGGTTATTGCAGGCACTTTATTGAGATAA
- a CDS encoding methylmalonyl-CoA carboxyltransferase, which produces MELKEKLEKLEEMRREAQLGGGQSKVDAQHEKGKLTARERLELLLDKNSFEEFDMFVTHRSHDFGLEKLKILGDGVVTGCGTIEGRKVFVFSQDFTVFGGSMSLANSQKICKIMDMAMKVGAPVIGLNDSGGARIQEGVVSLGGYADIFLRNTLASGVVPQISVILGPCAGGAVYSPAITDFTLMVKKTSYMFVTGPNVVKTVTHEQVTSEELGGADTHASKSGVAHFACQNEADAIACLRKLLSYIPQNNLEDPPFVETADSFDRMDEALNTIVPDNPNKSYDIKDVITRIMDDRQFFEVHADFAMNIVVGFARLGGHSIGIIANQPAVLAGCLDINSSMKAARFIRFCDAFNIPILTFEDVPGFLPGTDQEHGGIIKHGAKLLYAYCEATVPKVTVITRKAYGGAYDVMNSKHIRGDMNYAWPTAEIAVMGPKGAVEIIFKKEIAASKNPEEAVEQKTEEFRDKFANPFIAAGRGYLDDIIEPKTTRPRLIRAFEMLSSKKDTNPAKKHGNIPL; this is translated from the coding sequence ATGGAACTTAAAGAGAAATTGGAAAAGCTTGAGGAAATGCGCCGTGAGGCGCAGCTCGGGGGCGGACAAAGCAAAGTCGATGCCCAGCATGAAAAGGGCAAGCTGACCGCCCGGGAACGGCTGGAACTTCTGCTGGACAAGAATTCCTTCGAGGAATTCGATATGTTCGTGACCCACCGCAGCCATGATTTCGGTCTGGAGAAACTCAAGATACTGGGTGATGGTGTCGTCACCGGTTGCGGTACTATCGAGGGCCGTAAGGTTTTTGTCTTTTCGCAGGATTTTACTGTCTTCGGCGGCTCCATGTCGCTGGCCAACTCGCAGAAAATCTGCAAAATCATGGATATGGCCATGAAAGTCGGGGCGCCGGTTATCGGGCTGAATGACTCCGGCGGGGCGCGAATTCAGGAAGGTGTCGTTTCACTCGGCGGCTATGCCGATATTTTTCTGCGCAATACGCTCGCTTCGGGGGTTGTCCCTCAAATTTCGGTTATTCTCGGCCCGTGCGCCGGAGGCGCGGTGTACAGTCCGGCCATCACCGACTTTACCTTAATGGTCAAGAAGACTTCATACATGTTCGTCACCGGCCCCAATGTGGTCAAGACAGTGACGCATGAGCAGGTGACATCCGAAGAGCTCGGCGGAGCCGACACGCATGCCTCCAAATCGGGCGTGGCGCATTTCGCCTGCCAGAACGAGGCCGATGCCATTGCCTGCCTGAGAAAGCTGCTGAGTTATATTCCGCAGAATAATCTCGAGGATCCGCCCTTTGTCGAGACGGCCGATTCATTCGACCGCATGGATGAGGCGTTGAATACTATCGTGCCGGATAATCCCAATAAATCATATGATATAAAAGATGTCATCACGCGAATCATGGACGACCGCCAGTTTTTCGAGGTGCATGCCGATTTTGCCATGAATATCGTGGTCGGATTCGCCCGGCTGGGCGGTCATTCGATCGGAATCATCGCCAATCAACCGGCGGTGCTGGCGGGATGCCTGGATATTAATTCCTCGATGAAGGCGGCGAGATTTATCAGGTTCTGCGATGCTTTTAATATTCCGATTCTGACTTTCGAGGATGTTCCCGGCTTTTTGCCCGGCACCGATCAGGAGCACGGCGGGATTATCAAGCATGGTGCAAAATTATTGTACGCCTACTGCGAGGCGACCGTGCCGAAAGTGACGGTTATCACGCGCAAGGCATACGGCGGGGCCTATGATGTCATGAATTCGAAACATATTCGCGGCGACATGAACTATGCCTGGCCGACCGCCGAGATCGCCGTGATGGGGCCGAAAGGGGCGGTGGAGATCATCTTCAAGAAAGAAATCGCCGCATCGAAGAATCCGGAAGAGGCGGTCGAGCAAAAGACCGAGGAATTCCGCGATAAATTCGCCAATCCCTTCATTGCCGCCGGACGGGGCTATCTGGATGATATCATTGAACCAAAAACCACGCGGCCGAGACTGATACGCGCCTTTGAAATGCTCTCATCGAAGAAAGACACCAACCCGGCCAAGAAACACGGGAATATACCGTTGTAG
- a CDS encoding CopY family transcriptional regulator, with translation MTGKKPANQPENARDKNPTQPEKPAISITFRPERPGLEKFMGRLEAEVMQIVWANGPMTVKRALYFINRKNKYAYTTIMTIMVRLHEKGYLSRNKEGASYVYSPITDERGFLKLAVAAVIAGLMNEYRTITANLFHKVRKASKKAAD, from the coding sequence GTGACCGGAAAAAAACCAGCCAATCAGCCCGAAAACGCACGGGATAAAAATCCCACACAGCCCGAAAAACCGGCCATTTCCATCACTTTCCGCCCGGAAAGACCGGGCCTGGAGAAATTTATGGGCCGGCTTGAAGCCGAGGTGATGCAAATTGTCTGGGCAAATGGTCCGATGACCGTCAAACGGGCGCTTTATTTCATCAATAGAAAAAATAAATACGCTTACACGACCATAATGACAATAATGGTTCGCTTGCACGAAAAAGGTTATCTATCCCGGAATAAAGAAGGCGCTTCTTATGTATATTCACCGATTACGGACGAAAGAGGCTTTCTCAAGCTGGCCGTGGCGGCGGTCATAGCGGGCCTAATGAATGAATACCGAACCATAACCGCCAATCTTTTTCACAAGGTCCGCAAGGCCTCGAAGAAAGCTGCCGATTAA
- the mce gene encoding methylmalonyl-CoA epimerase has product MEVSDISHIGIAVENLEKAIEAFSDLLGYPPLHTEEVMEQKVKVAMFAAKDDPDSGHIELLAATDDNSPIRKFIEKRGPGLHHLAILVDDIEKKLIEMKAKGYRLIDEKPKIGAGGKRIAFVHPASTGGVLLELQEK; this is encoded by the coding sequence ATAGAAGTGTCTGATATATCGCATATTGGAATCGCAGTTGAAAATCTGGAGAAGGCGATTGAAGCCTTCTCCGATTTGCTTGGTTATCCTCCGCTCCATACCGAGGAGGTAATGGAGCAAAAAGTAAAGGTGGCCATGTTTGCCGCCAAAGATGATCCCGACTCGGGGCATATCGAATTATTGGCGGCGACCGATGACAACAGTCCGATCCGGAAGTTTATTGAAAAGCGCGGGCCGGGATTGCATCACCTGGCCATCCTCGTGGATGATATCGAAAAGAAACTGATCGAGATGAAAGCCAAAGGTTATCGGCTGATCGACGAGAAGCCGAAAATCGGAGCGGGCGGCAAAAGGATTGCCTTTGTGCACCCCGCTTCCACCGGCGGCGTCCTACTGGAATTGCAGGAAAAATAG
- a CDS encoding methylmalonyl-CoA mutase: protein MKKWDAEAEKIRSKKSHPRFITVSGEEVNELYTPADVDSDKYFEKISYPGQYPYTRGVHHTMYRGRLWTMRQFSGMGTPKQTNERYHYLLKNGQTGLSVAFDLPTLMGYDSDHPRSLGEVGKCGVAVDSLADMELIFKGINLGEVSTSMTINAPASVLLAMYLAVAEKQGIPFNKLRGTLQNDILKEYIAQKEWIYPPEPSIRLITDLMAFCTDHVPQWNTISISGYHIREAGSTAAQELAFTLADGFTYIEAAMKTGQDVDAFAPRLSFFFNAHQDFFEEIAKYRAARRIFARRMKEKYKAKSERSWLLRFHTQTAGCSLTAQQPENNIVRTALEALSGVLGGTQSLHTNSMDETMALPSEKAVLIALRTQQVIAHETGVANTIDPLAGSYFVEAMTDKIEADAEKYLDEIERRGGVVNCIEEGFLQREIAKAAYRYQKEIERKERIIVGINDYVMDDEKIDIPILRIDESVEKEQSAFVKKIRKDRDNDKVKRTLEELQTAAKGSGNTLKAMLDCVRVYATEGEICDALKPLFGEYIEPPVI, encoded by the coding sequence ATGAAAAAATGGGATGCGGAGGCGGAAAAAATCCGCTCCAAGAAGTCTCATCCGCGTTTTATCACTGTTTCCGGCGAAGAAGTTAATGAGCTTTACACCCCGGCCGATGTGGACAGCGATAAATATTTTGAGAAAATAAGCTATCCCGGCCAATATCCCTACACCAGAGGCGTCCATCACACCATGTATCGCGGCCGGCTCTGGACCATGCGCCAGTTTTCGGGCATGGGAACGCCGAAACAGACCAATGAGCGTTATCATTACCTGCTGAAGAATGGTCAAACCGGGCTTTCGGTGGCGTTTGACCTGCCGACTTTGATGGGCTATGACTCCGATCATCCTCGCTCATTGGGCGAAGTCGGCAAGTGCGGAGTGGCGGTTGATTCGCTGGCCGACATGGAACTTATCTTCAAAGGGATTAATCTGGGCGAAGTGTCCACTTCGATGACCATCAACGCCCCGGCCTCGGTGCTTCTGGCCATGTACCTGGCCGTGGCGGAGAAACAGGGCATACCGTTTAACAAACTCCGCGGTACCCTCCAAAATGACATCTTGAAAGAATATATCGCTCAAAAAGAGTGGATTTATCCGCCGGAACCATCGATTCGGCTGATCACCGACCTGATGGCCTTCTGCACCGACCATGTGCCGCAGTGGAACACTATTTCTATCTCCGGTTATCATATCCGCGAGGCGGGCTCCACCGCTGCTCAAGAGCTGGCCTTTACACTGGCCGACGGCTTTACCTATATCGAAGCGGCCATGAAGACCGGACAGGATGTCGATGCTTTTGCACCACGGTTGTCGTTCTTTTTCAATGCCCACCAGGATTTTTTCGAAGAAATCGCCAAATACCGCGCGGCGCGGCGAATTTTTGCCCGCCGTATGAAAGAGAAATACAAGGCCAAAAGCGAGCGCTCGTGGCTGTTGCGTTTTCATACCCAGACCGCCGGATGTTCGCTGACCGCCCAGCAGCCGGAGAACAACATTGTCCGAACCGCTCTTGAGGCGCTCTCGGGTGTGCTCGGCGGAACGCAATCATTGCACACCAACTCGATGGATGAGACCATGGCGCTGCCGTCGGAAAAAGCGGTATTGATTGCTCTGCGGACTCAGCAGGTGATAGCGCACGAAACCGGCGTGGCCAATACGATCGATCCGCTGGCGGGATCGTATTTTGTCGAAGCGATGACCGACAAGATCGAGGCCGATGCCGAGAAATACCTTGATGAGATCGAACGGCGAGGCGGTGTGGTCAATTGTATCGAAGAGGGATTCCTCCAGCGCGAGATTGCCAAGGCGGCTTACCGCTACCAGAAAGAGATCGAGAGAAAAGAGCGGATTATTGTCGGGATCAATGATTATGTAATGGATGATGAGAAGATCGATATCCCGATTTTGAGAATCGATGAATCAGTCGAGAAAGAGCAGAGCGCTTTTGTCAAAAAGATTCGCAAGGACCGCGATAACGACAAAGTAAAACGGACACTCGAGGAACTTCAGACCGCGGCCAAAGGCAGCGGCAACACACTGAAGGCGATGCTTGACTGTGTCAGAGTGTATGCGACCGAAGGCGAGATATGCGATGCTTTGAAGCCGTTATTCGGCGAGTATATCGAACCTCCGGTGATATAG
- a CDS encoding methylmalonyl-CoA mutase codes for MPDKIRILLAKPGLDGHDRGIKVIAAAFRDAGFEVIYSGLRQTPDMIVNAAIQEDVDAIGVSILSGAHMTLFPAILKLLKEKKAENIILFGGGIVPDDDIAALEKIGVARLFTPGATTDEAIEYVKQAVGSKKKDEKIM; via the coding sequence ATGCCAGACAAAATAAGAATACTGCTTGCCAAGCCGGGTCTTGACGGACATGACCGCGGTATCAAAGTGATCGCGGCCGCGTTCCGGGATGCCGGATTCGAAGTTATCTATTCCGGGTTGCGCCAAACCCCGGACATGATTGTCAACGCCGCGATTCAGGAAGATGTCGATGCCATCGGGGTGTCGATACTTTCGGGCGCGCACATGACCCTTTTCCCGGCGATCCTTAAGCTGCTCAAGGAAAAGAAGGCCGAAAATATTATTCTATTCGGCGGCGGGATTGTCCCGGACGACGACATCGCCGCGCTCGAGAAGATCGGGGTAGCCAGACTATTCACCCCGGGAGCGACGACCGATGAAGCGATCGAGTACGTCAAACAAGCGGTCGGTTCAAAGAAAAAAGATGAAAAAATAATGTAG
- a CDS encoding methylmalonyl-CoA mutase, with protein MEEEKRLTTSGIEIPVVADQDSRKGSMPGHPGEYPYARGIYNNMYRGRLWTMRQYAGFGTAEETNQRFRYLLENGQTGLSVAFDLATQIGYDSDSPMALGEVGRTGVAIDSLADMETLFNKIPLGQVSTSMTINATAVVLLAMYITVARKQGVPQNKISGTIQNDILKEFIARGTYIYPPEPSMRLITDIFSYSKDNLPKFNTISISGYHIREAGASAAQEVAFTLSNARAYVEAALKAGMEVDSFAPRLSFFFAAHNNLFEEVAKFRAARRIWAKLMKEQYKAGDEKSLLLRFHTQTGGSTLTAQQPENNIVRTAMQALAAVLGGTQSLHTNSFDEALGLPTQRSAEIALRTQQVIGYESGVVDSADPLGGSYLIEYLTDEIEQKVLEIMKDIEKMGGSVKGVETGYFKHEIAKSAYRFQKMIEKDEMIVVGVNKFKDKAQPMEEILKVDPHLEEEQVKRLKELRKNRDNEKVGKCLKVLDEVARSNENIVPPVIDAVEQYTTLGEISNCLRDIWGEYHEVL; from the coding sequence ATGGAAGAGGAAAAACGTCTCACCACTTCCGGTATCGAAATTCCGGTGGTGGCGGACCAGGATTCCCGAAAAGGAAGTATGCCGGGTCACCCGGGTGAGTACCCATATGCCCGCGGCATTTACAACAACATGTATCGCGGCCGTTTGTGGACGATGCGGCAGTATGCCGGTTTCGGCACGGCCGAAGAAACCAATCAACGCTTTCGATATCTTCTTGAAAACGGCCAGACCGGTTTGTCGGTAGCCTTCGACCTTGCGACCCAGATTGGATATGATTCCGACAGCCCGATGGCGCTCGGCGAGGTCGGGCGAACCGGGGTCGCGATCGATTCGCTGGCCGATATGGAAACTCTTTTTAATAAAATACCGCTGGGACAGGTCTCGACTTCGATGACCATCAATGCTACCGCGGTTGTTCTGCTGGCCATGTATATCACTGTGGCCAGGAAGCAGGGGGTTCCGCAAAATAAGATCTCCGGGACAATACAAAATGATATTCTCAAAGAATTCATTGCCCGGGGAACTTACATATATCCGCCGGAACCTTCAATGCGCCTTATCACCGATATCTTTTCGTATTCCAAAGATAATCTCCCGAAGTTCAATACAATATCGATTTCAGGTTATCATATTCGCGAAGCGGGCGCCAGTGCCGCCCAGGAAGTAGCTTTTACGCTTTCCAATGCCAGGGCCTATGTCGAAGCGGCTCTTAAGGCCGGGATGGAGGTTGATTCTTTTGCGCCGCGCCTGTCATTTTTCTTTGCCGCGCATAATAATCTGTTTGAGGAGGTCGCCAAATTCAGGGCTGCCCGGCGTATCTGGGCGAAACTGATGAAGGAGCAATATAAGGCGGGGGATGAAAAATCGCTGCTGCTGAGATTTCATACTCAGACCGGCGGCTCGACCCTGACGGCGCAGCAGCCGGAAAACAACATTGTTCGGACAGCCATGCAGGCATTGGCGGCCGTTCTTGGCGGAACCCAGTCGCTGCATACCAATTCGTTCGATGAGGCCCTTGGCCTGCCGACTCAGAGATCGGCCGAGATCGCCCTGAGGACGCAGCAGGTTATCGGATATGAATCGGGTGTCGTCGATTCCGCCGATCCGCTTGGAGGCTCATATCTTATCGAATATTTGACCGATGAAATCGAACAGAAGGTTCTCGAGATTATGAAAGACATCGAGAAAATGGGCGGCTCGGTCAAGGGTGTCGAGACAGGCTACTTCAAGCATGAAATCGCCAAATCGGCTTACCGGTTCCAGAAGATGATTGAAAAAGACGAGATGATTGTGGTTGGTGTCAATAAGTTCAAAGACAAGGCCCAGCCGATGGAGGAAATTCTCAAGGTCGATCCGCATCTTGAAGAGGAACAGGTCAAACGACTGAAGGAACTTCGCAAAAATCGCGATAACGAAAAGGTCGGGAAATGCCTGAAAGTCCTCGATGAGGTCGCCCGCAGTAATGAAAATATTGTGCCGCCCGTTATTGACGCGGTGGAACAGTACACAACACTCGGCGAAATTTCCAATTGCCTGAGAGATATCTGGGGAGAGTACCATGAAGTTTTATAG
- a CDS encoding methylmalonyl Co-A mutase-associated GTPase MeaB, translated as MTVLDKFNQGDQAALAKIISFVEDYQDGYREVLGKLYPESGRATRIGFTGPPGAGKSSLVNNISKALASNGKKVAVIAVDPSSPFTGGALLGDRIRLTDMPTDGTIFIRSMATRGSSGGLAAATGNVATVLDAFGFDFILIETVGVGQIELDIVDACDTVIVVLVPESGDSIQTLKAGLMEIADIFVVNKADRPGAENIVMELNMTLDLKRDQMTWDIPVLSSEAINNKGTDILLEKMGLHMDYAIKSGWLEKHRRKQIRKKIYNILTYYVDNMIRSRLADMPDLEKAVSDIYTGQGDPYSACRELVKLSGLTINNF; from the coding sequence ATGACGGTTTTGGATAAATTCAATCAGGGCGATCAAGCCGCTCTGGCGAAAATAATTTCATTTGTGGAAGATTACCAGGATGGCTATCGCGAGGTCCTGGGAAAGCTTTATCCCGAATCGGGCCGGGCAACCCGGATAGGGTTTACCGGTCCGCCCGGTGCGGGCAAGTCATCTCTGGTTAATAATATCTCTAAGGCGCTGGCCTCAAACGGCAAAAAAGTGGCCGTAATTGCCGTCGATCCGTCTTCCCCTTTCACCGGCGGAGCGCTTCTCGGCGACCGTATTCGCCTGACTGATATGCCCACCGACGGCACCATTTTTATCCGCTCAATGGCGACCCGCGGCTCATCGGGGGGCCTGGCCGCCGCCACCGGGAATGTTGCCACCGTGCTGGATGCTTTCGGCTTCGATTTTATTCTGATCGAAACCGTCGGTGTCGGGCAGATTGAACTCGATATCGTTGATGCCTGCGACACCGTAATCGTGGTTCTGGTGCCGGAATCGGGAGATTCGATTCAAACACTCAAGGCCGGGCTGATGGAAATCGCAGATATTTTTGTGGTTAACAAGGCCGACCGTCCCGGCGCCGAGAATATCGTCATGGAATTGAACATGACGCTTGATCTCAAGCGTGATCAGATGACCTGGGATATACCGGTATTGTCTTCCGAAGCCATCAACAATAAAGGGACCGACATATTGCTTGAGAAGATGGGCCTGCATATGGATTATGCGATAAAATCAGGCTGGTTGGAAAAACATCGCCGAAAACAGATTCGCAAGAAAATATACAACATCCTGACATATTACGTCGATAACATGATTCGCAGCCGTTTGGCCGATATGCCCGATCTCGAGAAAGCGGTGTCGGATATTTACACCGGCCAGGGCGATCCTTATTCGGCCTGCCGTGAGCTGGTCAAGCTGTCCGGTTTGACCATCAATAATTTTTAG